One window of Streptomyces sp. FIT100 genomic DNA carries:
- a CDS encoding glycerophosphodiester phosphodiesterase, protein MTPHPIQVVAHRGASEDAPEHTLAAYMRAIEDGADALECDVRLTADGHLVCVHDRRINRTSNGRGAVSALELSELAAHDFGSWKDSEESPDWGDREFTSVLTLERLLELVADAGRPIDLAIETKHPTRWAGQVEERLLLLLKRFGLDAPAAAGASPVRIMSFSSRSLQRIAAAAPTIPTVYLMQFLQLRVRDARLPAGARIAGPGIRLVRNHPAFVERLHAAGHKVHVWTVNEPEDVDLCVGLDVEAIITNRPRQVLAQLGRR, encoded by the coding sequence GTGACACCACACCCGATCCAGGTCGTCGCTCACCGCGGTGCCTCGGAGGACGCTCCCGAGCACACTCTGGCCGCCTACATGAGGGCCATCGAGGACGGGGCCGACGCCCTCGAATGCGATGTGCGTCTCACCGCGGACGGCCATCTCGTCTGTGTCCACGACCGCCGCATCAACCGCACGTCCAACGGCCGCGGCGCCGTCTCCGCCCTGGAGCTCTCCGAGCTCGCCGCGCACGACTTCGGCTCCTGGAAGGACAGCGAGGAGAGCCCGGACTGGGGGGACCGCGAGTTCACGTCCGTGCTCACCCTGGAACGGCTGCTGGAGCTGGTCGCCGACGCCGGGCGGCCGATCGACCTGGCGATCGAGACCAAGCACCCCACCCGTTGGGCCGGTCAGGTCGAGGAGCGGCTGCTCCTGCTGCTGAAGCGCTTCGGACTCGACGCCCCGGCCGCGGCCGGGGCGTCGCCGGTGCGCATCATGAGCTTCTCGTCGCGCTCGCTGCAGCGGATCGCGGCCGCGGCGCCGACCATTCCCACCGTCTACCTCATGCAGTTCCTCCAACTGCGCGTGCGCGACGCGCGACTGCCCGCCGGCGCCCGTATCGCCGGACCGGGGATCCGGCTCGTACGCAATCACCCCGCGTTCGTCGAGCGACTGCACGCGGCGGGCCACAAGGTGCACGTCTGGACCGTGAACGAGCCCGAGGACGTCGATCTCTGTGTCGGCCTCGACGTCGAGGCGATCATCACCAACCGCCCCCGGCAGGTGCTTGCCCAGCTGGGCCGCCGGTAA
- a CDS encoding SEC-C domain-containing protein, translated as MAKKRTQTKAAKPQLTDGEIPVVGAREPCPCGSGRRYKACHGRAAATAATEPVQRPFEGLAGECDWIALRELVPAATVELTLKDGLPDDVPSVTLATVLPMAWPALRRDSGSILLALQNDTVSGDLSRDIAHTLRRALTAAPGSPVKVERAPADAPRLQDLLDPSAPFEPVVHSGFEFWIPNSAENTSPEIAASLERANAAAIPTVKLTGVDAAYWCETPEKNHLRWVMPHPEENLLDALARLHAAGTSNLTEGTRLVGSFRAHGLVVPVWDLPTGMSAEECEKPAAEFAERLAEALAPDTPLTADERRARGGLTNRQVTLS; from the coding sequence ATGGCCAAGAAGCGCACCCAGACGAAGGCCGCCAAGCCGCAGCTCACCGATGGCGAGATCCCGGTGGTCGGGGCCCGTGAGCCCTGCCCCTGCGGTTCGGGCCGTCGCTACAAGGCCTGCCACGGCCGGGCCGCCGCCACCGCCGCGACCGAGCCGGTCCAGCGTCCCTTCGAGGGACTGGCCGGCGAGTGCGACTGGATCGCGCTGCGCGAACTGGTCCCCGCGGCGACCGTCGAGCTGACGCTCAAGGACGGCCTCCCCGACGACGTACCGTCCGTGACGCTCGCCACCGTCCTCCCGATGGCCTGGCCCGCGCTGCGCCGCGACAGCGGCTCCATCCTGCTCGCCCTGCAGAACGACACGGTCTCCGGCGACCTGAGCCGCGACATCGCGCACACCCTGCGTCGCGCGCTGACCGCCGCGCCCGGCAGCCCCGTCAAGGTCGAGCGCGCGCCCGCCGACGCGCCGCGGCTGCAGGACCTGCTCGACCCGTCCGCGCCGTTCGAGCCGGTGGTCCACAGCGGCTTCGAGTTCTGGATCCCCAACTCCGCCGAGAACACGAGCCCGGAGATCGCCGCCTCGCTGGAGCGCGCCAACGCCGCCGCGATCCCGACCGTGAAGCTGACCGGCGTGGACGCCGCGTACTGGTGCGAGACCCCGGAGAAGAACCACCTTCGCTGGGTCATGCCGCACCCCGAGGAGAACCTCCTCGACGCGCTCGCGCGCCTGCACGCCGCGGGGACGTCGAACCTCACCGAAGGAACGCGGCTCGTGGGCTCGTTCCGCGCGCACGGGCTCGTGGTCCCGGTCTGGGACCTGCCGACCGGGATGAGCGCCGAGGAGTGCGAGAAGCCGGCCGCCGAGTTCGCCGAGCGACTGGCGGAGGCGCTGGCCCCCGACACCCCGCTCACCGCGGATGAGCGCCGGGCGCGCGGCGGGCTCACCAACCGTCAGGTGACCCTCAGCTGA
- a CDS encoding ATP-binding protein produces MRHQTRIGRFPVQSSGASTPWRGAKEVSGVALVVAQEVPTSSCMAVPHGPAGVGEARHRMREQLRRSGVSESVVDDAVLILSELLSNACRHGRPLGQAEVGDGDIRAAWRVDTTGGLTVEVTDGGGPTRPIPATPSVTAHGGRGLNIISALAQDWGVRDSAAGEVTVWVLVTEGHRRDDFATRVTGPSSGTAPGAGFDFVDVYDDTYGDA; encoded by the coding sequence GTGCGTCACCAGACACGGATTGGCCGGTTTCCGGTCCAGTCCAGTGGGGCATCCACACCGTGGCGTGGGGCAAAGGAGGTCTCGGGGGTGGCGTTGGTGGTGGCACAGGAGGTGCCCACGTCGTCGTGCATGGCCGTTCCCCATGGCCCTGCGGGCGTGGGTGAGGCGCGGCACCGGATGCGTGAGCAGCTACGACGCAGCGGGGTGTCCGAATCGGTCGTCGACGATGCTGTTCTGATCCTTTCCGAACTACTGAGCAATGCCTGTCGGCATGGCAGGCCGCTGGGGCAGGCCGAGGTCGGCGACGGCGACATCCGTGCCGCCTGGCGCGTCGACACGACAGGCGGACTGACCGTCGAAGTGACGGACGGGGGCGGTCCGACCCGACCAATTCCGGCCACGCCTTCGGTCACGGCGCACGGCGGGCGCGGGCTCAACATCATCAGTGCGCTCGCCCAGGACTGGGGCGTACGGGACAGCGCGGCCGGTGAGGTCACGGTGTGGGTGCTCGTCACGGAGGGGCATCGCCGCGACGATTTCGCTACGCGCGTCACCGGCCCGAGTTCCGGTACCGCGCCCGGCGCGGGGTTCGACTTCGTGGACGTGTACGACGACACGTACGGTGACGCGTAA
- a CDS encoding S1C family serine protease: MSTENEDNEGTAGQTAPSVPPVPPSGPAAAHDSDASPTERMGTVAQPGSPAAPAGAAVPPVPPLPADSPTVAHHTASAPHAQGGWPPATPASPWGAPAQPFGPGPAAVPAAKRSGGGLVAAVLAAALVAGGIGGGIGYWAAERNDNGSVSTTVSAGDAPADFKREPGTVAAVANKALPSVVTIEAKSDAAEGEGGTGTGFVYDKQGHILTNNHVVASAADGGELSATFSDGKTYDAEVVGRAQGYDVAVLKLKNAPAGLTPLPLGNSERVAVGDATIAIGAPFGLSNTVTTGIISAKNRPVASGDGSSGKNSYMSALQTDASINPGNSGGPLLDARGAVIGINSAIQSAGNGLGQSQAGSIGLGFAIPINQAKNVAEQLIKTGEPVYPVIGATVTMTEEAEGATIPTEGTGGTPAITPNGPAAKAGLKAGDVITRFNGKPIDSGPTLISEIWNHKPGDKVSLTYERDGKESTVDVTLGQRKGDS; encoded by the coding sequence GTGAGCACCGAGAACGAGGACAACGAGGGCACTGCAGGTCAGACCGCCCCGTCCGTACCTCCCGTGCCTCCGTCCGGGCCGGCGGCCGCTCACGACAGCGATGCGTCGCCGACGGAGCGGATGGGGACGGTGGCGCAGCCGGGTTCGCCGGCGGCGCCCGCCGGTGCCGCGGTGCCTCCCGTGCCTCCGCTGCCGGCCGACTCCCCGACCGTGGCGCACCACACCGCCTCCGCCCCCCACGCCCAGGGCGGCTGGCCCCCGGCGACCCCGGCGTCTCCCTGGGGCGCACCCGCACAGCCGTTCGGCCCCGGCCCTGCGGCCGTCCCGGCTGCCAAGCGCTCCGGCGGCGGCCTGGTCGCCGCCGTCCTCGCCGCCGCGCTGGTCGCCGGCGGCATCGGTGGCGGCATCGGCTACTGGGCGGCCGAGCGCAACGACAACGGCTCCGTCTCGACGACCGTCTCCGCCGGCGACGCCCCCGCCGACTTCAAGCGTGAGCCCGGCACGGTCGCGGCGGTCGCCAACAAGGCGCTGCCGAGCGTCGTCACCATCGAGGCGAAGTCCGACGCCGCCGAGGGCGAGGGCGGCACGGGCACCGGTTTCGTGTACGACAAGCAGGGCCACATCCTCACCAACAACCACGTGGTGGCTTCCGCGGCCGACGGCGGCGAACTCTCCGCGACCTTCTCCGACGGCAAGACGTACGACGCCGAGGTCGTCGGCCGCGCACAGGGCTACGACGTCGCCGTCCTCAAACTGAAGAACGCCCCCGCCGGACTGACACCGCTGCCGCTCGGCAACTCCGAGCGGGTGGCGGTCGGCGACGCGACGATCGCGATCGGCGCCCCGTTCGGCCTCTCCAACACGGTCACCACGGGCATCATCAGCGCCAAGAACCGCCCGGTGGCCTCGGGCGACGGCTCCAGCGGCAAGAACTCGTACATGAGCGCCCTGCAGACCGACGCCTCGATCAACCCCGGCAACTCCGGCGGCCCGCTGCTCGACGCGCGGGGCGCGGTGATCGGCATCAACTCCGCGATCCAGTCCGCGGGCAACGGCCTGGGCCAGTCCCAGGCGGGCTCCATCGGCCTCGGCTTCGCCATCCCCATCAACCAGGCCAAGAACGTCGCCGAACAACTGATCAAGACCGGCGAACCGGTCTACCCCGTGATCGGCGCCACGGTCACCATGACCGAGGAAGCCGAAGGCGCCACCATCCCCACCGAGGGCACCGGCGGCACCCCCGCCATCACCCCGAACGGCCCGGCGGCCAAGGCCGGCCTCAAGGCGGGCGACGTCATCACCAGGTTCAACGGCAAGCCCATCGACAGCGGCCCGACCCTCATCAGCGAAATCTGGAACCACAAGCCGGGCGACAAGGTCTCGCTGACCTACGAGCGCGACGGCAAGGAGTCCACGGTGGACGTCACCCTGGGCCAGCGCAAGGGCGACAGCTGA